One Phoenix dactylifera cultivar Barhee BC4 chromosome 8, palm_55x_up_171113_PBpolish2nd_filt_p, whole genome shotgun sequence genomic window carries:
- the LOC103709328 gene encoding probable polygalacturonase, translated as MVEIGRFPFPNHRRWLPGFVSTHRTLFLVIWVVGFATVFLWQSSSIDGLLFFRRALPEMAAPSLRPFAYNITDFGGVGDGVTLNTKAFERAVAKIARLRRRGGGQLNVPPGVWLTAPFNLTSHMTLFLAEGAEIRGIEDERYWPLMPPLPSYGFGREHKGPRYGSLIHGQNLKDLVITGNNGTINGQGQAWWTKYRKRLLNNTRGPLVQIMWSKDIVISNITLRDSPFWTLHPFDCKNVTVTNVTILAPVTGAPNTDGIDPDSCEDVVIENCYICVGDDAIAIKSGWDQYGIAYGRPSTNILIRNLTVRSVVSAGVSIGSEMSGGVSNVTVENLHVWESRRGIRMKTAPGRGGYIRNISYHNVTLDIVRVGIVIKTDYNEHPDEGFDPKAVPLIENISFSGIHGEGVRVPVRIHGSEDIPVKGVSFRDMSVGITYKKKHIFQCSFVHGRVIGSIFPAPCENLDLYDEQGQLVKQSVSQNSTDIDYDI; from the exons ATGGTGGAGATCGGGAGGTTCCCCTTCCCCAACCACCGGCGGTGGCTGCCGGGGTTTGTCTCGACCCACAGGACCCTCTTTTTGGTGATCTGGGTCGTGGGGTTTGCGACGGTGTTCCTGTGGCAGAGCAGCTCCATCGACGGGCTCCTGTTCTTCCGGCGGGCGCTGCCGGAGATGGCAGCGCCGAGTCTCCGGCCGTTTGCGTACAATATCACGGACTTTGGTGGGGTTGGGGATGGAGTGACACTGAATACTAAGGCGTTTGAGCGCGCGGTGGCGAAGATCGCGAGGCTCAGGCGGAGGGGCGGCGGGCAGCTCAATGTGCCGCCTGGAGTATGGCTGACAGCGCCGTTCAATCTCACGAGTCATATGACTCTGTTTCTTGCAGAAGGTGCCGAGATTCGTGGAATTGAG GATGAGAGATATTGGCCATTAATGCCACCATTGCCATCATATGGATTTGGGAGGGAACATAAGGGACCTCGATATGGAAGTCTGATCCATGGCCAGAATCTGAAGGATTTGGTTATAACAG GAAACAATGGTACCATAAATGGACAAGGTCAAGCATGGTGGACAAAATATCGCAAAAGACTTCTCAACAACACTAGGGGGCCTCTTGTGCAGATCATGTGGTCCAAAGACATAGTTATTTCCAACATAACTTTGCGTGATTCTCCTTTTTGGACACTTCATCCCTTTGACTGCAAGAATGTTACTGTCACAAATGTTACCATCTTGGCTCCTGTTACTGGAGCTCCAAACACAGATGGAATAGATCCGG ATTCATGTGAGGATGTGGTGATAGAGAACTGTTACATATGTGTAGGCGATGACGCAATAGCCATAAAGAGTGGTTGGGATCAGTATGGAATTGCATATGGGCGTCCATCTACTAACATTTTAATCCGCAATCTCACTGTTCGTTCTGTGGTGAG TGCTGGAGTATCAATAGGCAGCGAGATGTCTGGAGGAGTTTCAAATGTTACCGTGGAAAACCTTCATGTCTGGGAATCAAGGCGGGGCATTAGAATGAAGACTGCCCCCGGGAGAGGAGGCTACATTCGCAACATATCCTACCACAATGTGACCCTTGATATTGTTCGTGTTGGCATTGTGATTAAGACTGACTACAATGAGCACCCTGATGAAGGCTTCGATCCGAAGGCTGTTCCCCTCATTGAGAACATATCCTTCAGTGGGATTCATGGTGAGGGAGTCCGTGTCCCAGTTCGGATCCATGGCAGTGAGGACATCCCTGTGAAGGGTGTCAGCTTCCGTGACATGTCCGTGGGTATAACCTACAAGAAGAAGCACATATTCCAGTGTTCCTTTGTTCACGGACGTGTGATAGGGTCCATCTTCCCTGCACCATGTGAGAACCTCGACCTTTATGATGAGCAGGGGCAGCTGGTGAAGCAATCAGTGTCACAGAACAGCACGGACATTGACTATGATATTTGA
- the LOC103709369 gene encoding pollen receptor-like kinase 3: MAASLSLLPFLLLLLLLLPPLASSDSQPELATHSEVNALLLLKQSFTNATALSSWGSGNSSHPCKSNPGWAGIICSREGTVTNLNLARMGLSGRIDADALLSLKSLRSLSLDENSLSGTLPPLRQLPALRAVFLSHNQFSGSIPDDFFKGMTRLKKLWLQGNALTGPIPTSLSQATNLEELRLENNRFTGPLAAIALSSLSSFNVSNNDLEGEIPTTLSKFNSSSFDGNSRLCGAPLENKPCAAPAAITALRTPSGKVAAACIVLILLACAVVVGTSAMKKNPVGDSDTLGIEHSKVEAGDGGGGSPRKDYARVMSHQQREPGHKRSESGGGHRRTGSSTKPGADGGDAGGGGGAGDLVLVNDTRGVFGLPDLMKAAAEVLGSGGLGSCYKAVMGNGVAVVVKRVRDMNRVGKETFDVEMRRLGRLQHPNVLTPLAYHFRKDEKLLASEFVTKGSLLYLLHGDRGADHAALDWGTRLRIAQGIAQGLAYLHAELNSVDIPHGNLKSSNVLLTADFKPVLVDYGFVPLVNPSTASVTLFAYKSPESLLHRHVSPKSDVYCLGVILLELLTGKFPSQYLTNAKGGTDVVLWATSAIAEGREAELLDPAIVAGAKKSVPEMKRLLRVGVECVEPDPDRRPEVKEAASKIEEVVAAHAAAEAERAPQPSHTAYVRDGVGERSARRVGGVGERSARRNGDGVSFAIS, from the exons ATGGCCGCTTCCCTTTCCCttctccccttcctcctcctcctcctcctcctcctcccaccACTGGCCTCCTCCGACTCGCAGCCGGAGCTGGCCACCCATTCCGAGGTCAatgccctcctcctcctcaaacAATCCTTCACCAACGCCACTGCCCTCTCCTCTTGGGGCTCCGGCAATTCCTCCCACCCCTGCAAGTCCAATCCCGGGTGGGCCGGCATCATCTGCTCCCGCGAAGGCACCGTCACCAACCTCAACCTTGCTCGCATGGGCCTCTCCGGCCGCATCGACGCCGACGCCCTCTTAAGCTTGAAAAGCCTCCGCTCACTAAGCCTCGATGAGAACTCCCTGTCCGGcaccctccctcctctccgtcaGCTTCCCGCCCTCAGAGCCGTCTTCCTCTCCCACAACCAATTCTCCGGCTCCATCCCTGACGACTTCTTTAAAGGCATGACTCGACTCAAGAAGCTTTGGCTCCAAGGCAATGCCCTCACCGGTCCCATCCCTACCTCCCTTTCCCAGGCCACCAACCTCGAGGAGCTGCGTCTCGAGAACAACCGCTTCACCGGCCCGCTTGCGGCGATCGCCTTGTCGTCTCTCTCCTCCTTCAACGTGTCAAACAATGACCTCGAAGGGGAGATCCCGACGACCCTCTCCAAGTTCAATTCCAGCTCGTTCGATGGCAATTCGAGATTGTGCGGCGCACCGCTCGAGAACAAGCCATGCGCTGCGCCGGCTGCGATAACGGCATTAAGAACCCCGAGTGGGAAGGTGGCGGCGGCGTGCATTGTGCTGATCCTCCTTGCATGTGCAGTGGTCGTCGGCACGTCGGCGATGAAGAAGAACCCGGTGGGAGACTCGGACACCCTCGGGATCGAGCACAGCAAGGTCGAGGCGggggacggcggcggcggctcgcCTCGGAAGGACTACGCAAGGGTGATGAGCCATCAACAGCGCGAGCCGGGGCACAAGCGGAGCGAGTCCGGCGGTGGACACAGGAGGACGGGGTCGTCGACCAAGCCGGGCGCTGACGGAGGGGAtgcgggagggggagggggggcggGGGACCTCGTGCTGGTGAACGACACGAGGGGGGTGTTCGGGCTGCCGGATTTGATgaaggcggcggcggaggtgCTCGGTAGCGGCGGGTTAGGGTCATGTTACAAGGCGGTGATGGGGAACGGCGTGGCGGTGGTGGTGAAAAGGGTGCGTGACATGAACCGCGTGGGGAAGGAGACGTTCGACGTCGAGATGAGGCGACTGGGGAGGCTGCAGCACCCCAACGTGCTAACGCCACTGGCCTACCATTTCCGCAAGGATGAGAAGCTTCTGGCCTCTGAGTTTGTTACCAAGGGGAGCTTACTCTATCTCCTTCATG GTGATCGTGGCGCCGACCACGCGGCTTTGGACTGGGGGACCAGGCTGAGGATCGCCCAGGGGATCGCCCAGGGGCTGGCTTACCTCCACGCCGAGCTCAACTCGGTGGACATCCCCCACGGCAACCTCAAGTCCTCGAACGTCCTTCTCACTGCCGACTTCAAACCTGTGCTCGTCGACTACGGCTTCGTCCCCCTCGTCAACCCCTCCACCGCCTCCGTCACCCTCTTCGCGTACAAGTCCCCGGAGTCCCTCCTCCACCGCCACGTCTCCCCCAAGTCCGACGTCTACTGCCTCGGCGTCATCCTCCTCGAGCTCCTCACCGGCAAGTTCCCCTCGCAGTACCTCACCAACGCCAAAGGGGGGACCGACGTCGTGCTCTGGGCCACGTCGGCGATCGCCGAGGGCCGGGAGGCGGAGCTGCTGGACCCTGCCATCGTGGCGGGGGCGAAGAAGTCGGTGCCGGAGATGAAGCGGCTGCTCCGGGTCGGGGTGGAGTGCGTGGAGCCGGACCCGGACCGCCGGCCGGAGGTGAAGGAGGCGGCGTCGAAGatcgaggaggtggtggcagcgCACGCCGCCGCGGAGGCGGAGAGGGCGCCGCAGCCATCGCACACGGCGTACGTAAGGGATGGAGTCGGGGAGCGGTCGGCCCGCCGGGTCGGGGGCGTCGGGGAGAGATCGGCGCGGCGGAACGGCGACGGTGTCTCGTTCGCCATCTCGTGA